One Babesia bovis T2Bo chromosome 4 map unlocalized Chr4_1, whole genome shotgun sequence genomic window carries:
- a CDS encoding Ribosomal protein S5 N-terminal domain family protein — protein sequence MIRVCRCFLAARGHVQRVLRRQQGPYHLRYDRLLADQRERMGATLRNIRYEKCAVAKELSNVHAELASLFNPDRAQQLLSEDASSTIGDTTARIDQRDDINEAYRIYRLIRPEAPNFFEEQSFIGMKDRMDRTLEENQTECFTELVPVDSSLDTSCISDPLFTDEDYASAMYALMHSISTDIARLCSHLGAHSSTPQPGDHYDRLCEFLGLKRDGSNVDHWSGTVWPSIKPLLAPELEGIDSSEISTWLSAHLERVGHNRAIIGRSETSEWYDIKRDLPYDGLPYPERLLDERRVGYPLDRACDYLLGLLQLLHPTVTAGVTRVMLDDLLDSLRKIGLKDWFGLRNRSIVSTFFGESQDISTVDSSSGSGAMFPVNIDTCVKLLGIFAHGREHELDADYWSPSAVFMRAGILPSSQCATDTPMRLEASEPVLSQSDLEFIVSMYSSRVSTITRDQAVRDCNRVFDRMIEEELEFQSSVGAGTVENNTISYKVPAGAQFDPKRNYYVRTKEGIDPTLKLDNLRSCVLERRRMRTMTKEGRVYFLRIIVAVGDGRGYFGTGVGFGNDVGTARASAVQQALRNMYFIDYDPKEPLTTPVLGQEYGCRVYIKPRKMGSGIRTNRKYLPLVYLIGLDNCRVTFHGRKSWLTRAKALRKALEQIYSRRTMCNATGQRYVYIGSPGDHTVHWPDNWFMPISKEYKAKTEGLKNLKRVHFRRHLRRVVLPEEVIPEVPSYSAHKFRSPLEVLEQERVRSKWISTSVPKAPRSNATEQLPVAQETAV from the exons ATGATTCGTGTATGTCGTTGTTTCCTTGCAGCTCGTGGTCACGTTCAGCGTGTACTTCGACGTCAGCAAGGGCCCTATCATCTACGTTACGACCGCTTATTGGCAGATCAGCGTGAGCGTATGGGCGCTACTTTACGTAACATTCGTTATGAGAAGTGTGCTGTTGCCAAGGAACTGAGTAACGTCCATGCTGAGTTGGCATCGCTATTTAATCCAGATCGTGCTCAGCAACTGTTGAGTGAAGATGCATCGAGCACAATTGGTGACACGACTGCTCGAAT CGACCAACGTGACGATATCAACGAGgcatatcgcatatatCGGTTAATTCGTCCAGAAGCTCCCAATTTTTTTGAGGAGCAGTCATTTATTGGCATGAAGGATCGTATGGACAGGACACTTGAGGAGAACCAAACCGAGTGTTTCACTGAGTTGGTGCCTGTTGACTCCAGCTTGGACACTAGTTGTATATCGGACCCTTTATTTACTGATGAAGACTATGCATCTGCTATGTATGCAT TGATGCACTCCATTTCCACTGACATCGCAAGACTATGTTCACATCTTGGTGCGCACTCGAGCACACCGCAACCTGGTGACCATTATGACCGTTTATGTGAATTCCTGGGTCTTAAGCGTGACGGCAGCAATGTGGATCACTGGTCTGGTACGGTGTGGCCGAGTATTAAACCGCTGCTTGCTCCTGAATTAGAGGGCATAGACTCCAGT GAAATATCAACTTGGTTAAGCGCTCATTTAGAGCGCGTAGGTCACAATCGTGCTATTATAGGTCGTTCTGAAACCTCCGAGTG GTATGACATAAAACGTGACTTGCCTTATGATG GACTTCCATATCCCGAGCGCCTTTTAGATGAGCGTCGAGTGGGATACCCATTGGATCGTGCTTGTGATTACCTCTTGGGCCTTCTCCAGCTCTTACAT CCCACTGTAACTGCTGGAGTAACTCGAGTGATGCTTGATGATCTACTAGACTCTTTACGTAAAATAGGCCTCAAGGACTGGTTTGGTTTACGTAATCGCAGTATAGTTTCTACATTTTTTGGGGAATCACAGGATATTTCTACTGTAGATTCATCTTCAGGGTCTGGTGCTATGTTTCCTGTTAACATTGATACTTGTGTGAAGTTGCTCGGTATCTTTGCTCATGGTCGTGAACATGAGTTAGACGCTGACTACTGGTCTCCATCAGCAGTGTTCATGCGTGCTGGTATACTGCCTTCTTCCCAATGCGCCACTGACACACCAATGCGCCTGGAAGCTTCGGAACCCGTTTTATCGCAGAGTGACCTTGAGTTTATAGTTTCCATGTACTCCTCCCGGGTTTCTACTATAACTCGTGACCAAGCCGTTCGCGACTGCAATCGTGTATTCGATCGTATGATAGAGGAGGAGTTGGAATTCCAGAGTAGTGTGGGTGCTGGCACCGTAGAGAATAACACTATCAGTTACAAGGTACCTGCTGGTGCCCAATTCGACCCCAAGCGCAACTATTATGTACGTACTAAGGAGGGCATTGACCCTACTCTTAAGTTGGACAACTTGCGTTCCTGCGTTCTTGAACGCCGTCGCATGCGTACCATGACTAAGGAGGGTCGCGTCTACTTTTTGCGTATTATAGTTGCTGTTGGTGACGGTCGTGGTTATTTTGGCACAGGTGTTGGTTTTGGCAATGACGTCGGTACTGCGCGTGCCAGTGCAGTTCAGCAGGCTCTGCGTAACATGTACTTCATTGACTATGATCCTAAGGAGCCTTTGACCACACCAGTTTTAGGTCAGGAGTATGGCTGTCGTGTTTATATTAAACCCCGTAAGATGGGTTCTGGTATTCGTACTAATAGGAAGTACCTACCTCTGGTATACCTGATTGGTCTTGACAACTGTAGAGTTACATTCCATGGTCGTAAATCCTGGTTAACTCGTGCTAAGGCTTTGCGCAAGGCCCTGGAGCAGATTTATTCCCGTAGGACTATGTGCAATGCAACTGGTCAGCGTTACGTGTATATTGGCAGCCCTGGTGACCATACGGTCCACTGGCCTGATAACTGGTTCATGCCTATCTCCAAGGAATACAAGGCTAAGACTGAGGGGTTAAAGAACTTGAAGCGTGTACACTTCCGTCGTCATTTACGTCGTGTTGTATTACCTG
- a CDS encoding putative integral membrane protein, with amino-acid sequence MRDELLLALSHLVPRRLATVYFIFSGSTLLLSIGLLNGPETLFRKFTSCQGTAEYNLSIFIALVVLQCLLLLPKFDSGYPENPCITDETAGSSTYSGSSRSDGLNERSKIGSSLGIDAGDCFRHEGFMTIMCENPAPRASTHGISSYDATISQSQVNWSPRKVHSGGFVTSLNPTIPSRLNSVATIGNELKDNSPDNSDPKDGSSVEPKASRCQWLSFHSICLNSLWMLLYHLVFFMGTHATLLASRIHGSIALNAYSLETCAHLRDKFPLGMWSPRLGHQLISESTFFLTYMSCTTFELVLRKSSDASYLRNIFSLHYFKERVWVGITRLILQAVIFLYALSLIIISIITGYGSPMQIVCGFSMGMLMLWINAVLTQLLELSDMSKSTMNLNWFWSLLSLLNFWICSLLFYISVYGVPFSAPYMYLQIFVWVPLLILTCREGKQIFMWQDFSSALCAFN; translated from the exons ATGCGTGATGAGTTGCTCTTGGCATTATCCCATTTGGTGCCCCGCAGGCTTGCGACGGtctattttattttttccGGATCTACTTTATTGCTTTCTATAGGCCTGCTGAACGGTCCTGAGACTC TTTTTCGCAAATTTACTTCATGTCAAGGCACTGCGGAATACAATTTGAGTATTTTTATAGCATTGGTTGTGTTACAATGTTTATTATTACTTCCAAAGTTTGACAGTGGCTATCCTGAGAACCCATGTATCACTGACGAGACTGCTGGTTCTTCTACTTACAGTGGTAGTAGCCGTTCTGATGGCTTGAATGAGCGCTCTAAGATCGGGTCCTCTTTGGGCATTGATGCAGGTGACTGTTTCCGCCATGAGGGTTTTATGACTATTATGTGTGAGAATCCAGCACCTCGTGCTTCTACTCATGGAATCTCTTCGTATGACGCCACCATATCGCAAAGTCAGGTAAATTGGAGTCCTCGCAAAGTGCATAGTGGCGGTTTTGTTACTTCGTTGAACCCTACTATTCCCAGTCGTTTGAATAGTGTCGCTACTATTGGCAATGAACTCAAGGATAACTCTCCTGATAATTCTGATCCCAAAGACGGTTCATCTGTGGAGCCCAAGGCCTCACGTTGTCAGTGGTTAAGTTTCCACTCCATTTGTTTGAATTCTCTTTGGATGTTACTGTACCATTTAGTATTTTTCATGGGTACTCATGCTACTTTGCTTGCATCTCGTATTCATGGATCTATCGCTTTGAATGCATATTCACTGGAGACTTGTGCTCATTTACGTGACAAATTCCCGTTAGGCATGTGGTCTCCTAGGTTAGGCCATCAGTTGATTAGTGAGAGTACTTTCTTTTTGACTTATATGTCCTGCACTACTTTTGAGTTAGTGCTTCGCAAATCATCTGATGCATCATATTTGCGTAACATATTTTCGCTTCATTATTTCAAGGAACGTGTTTGGGTTGGTATAACTCGTTTAATTTTACAGGCTGTGATATTCCTGTATGCGTTATCCTTGATTATAATAAGCATCATTACTGGTTACGGTTCTCCAATGCAGATTGTTTGTGGATTTTCCATGGGCATGTTGATGTTATGGATCAATGCTGTTTTAACTCAGTTACTTGAGTTGAGTGACATGTCCAAGTCTACTATGAATTTGAATTGGTTTTGGTCCTTGTTAAGTTTATTGAACTTTTGGATCTGCAGTTTGCTGTTTTACATATCTGTTTACGGTGTTCCGTTTTCTGCTCCTTATATGTACCTTCAGATTTTCGTCTGGGTACCACTTTTGATACTGACTTGTAGGGAAGGGAAGCAGATATTTATGTGGCAAGACTTTTCCTCAGCGCTTTGCGCCTTCAACTGA